A genomic stretch from Arachis stenosperma cultivar V10309 chromosome 3, arast.V10309.gnm1.PFL2, whole genome shotgun sequence includes:
- the LOC130966545 gene encoding secreted RxLR effector protein 161-like: MKDLGKLKYFLGIEVAYSRQGIFISQRKYILDLLKEIGKLGCKITGVPIEQNHRTKNDEESSKVEKTQYQRLVGKLIYLSHTRPNIAYTFSVFSQFMHDPRERHLQAVNRIIQYLQASLGKGLLFKKEMILSMKVYNDADYAGSIIDRRSTSGYCKFLGGNLVIWRSKKQNVVTRSSAEAEFRAMAQGICELLWMKIILDDLKVKYEAPMELVCDNKSAISIPHNPVQHDRTKYVEVD; this comes from the coding sequence ATGAAGGATCTTGGCAAGCTAAAGTACTTCCTTGGGATAGAGGTTGCTTACTCTAGACAAGGCATCTTTATTTCCCAAAGAAAATATATCCTAGATCTCCTCAAAGAGATTGGTAAGTTGGGTTGTAAGATTACTGGAGTGCCCATAGAGCAAAATCATAGAACTAAAAATGATGAAGAAAGCTCAAAGGTGGAGAAGACACAATACCAAAGGCTTGTGGGAAAACTCATCTACTTATCACACACCAGGCCTAACATAGCCTATACATTTAGTGTGTTTAGTCAATTTATGCATGATCCAAGAGAGAGACATTTGCAGGCTGTAAATAGGATTATTCAGTACTTGCAAGCCTCTCTAGGAAAAGGATTGCTATTCAAAAAGGAAATGATTTTATCCATGAAAGTATATAATGATGCTGACTACGCAGGATCAATTATTGATAGGAGATCCACCTCAGGATATTGCAAGTTCTTGGGTGGAAACTTGGTGATATGGAGGAGCAAGAAGCAAAATGTAGTTACAAGATCAAGTGCAGAGGCAGAATTTAGAGCCATGGCCCAAGGGATTTGCGAATTATTATGGATGAAGATCATACTCGATGACCTCAAAGTAAAGTATGAAGCCCCTATGGAACTGGTTTGTGATAATAAGTCTGCCATTAGTATTCCACACAATCCAGTTCAACATGACCGAACGAAGTATGTAGAAGTAGACTGA